In one window of Paraflavitalea soli DNA:
- the cobC gene encoding alpha-ribazole phosphatase, with translation MSIYVIRHTTPLIEKGTCYGQADIDVTEGFEEEAGIIRQYLPPDLQAIYSSPLQRCRKLADHLFPASAIRFDHDLKEINCGEWELQRWDDIPRAVIDPWMNDFVNVCIPGGESYVHVYERVTRCFNAVAATDTEAAIVTHGGVIRSILAHITHTPLKDSFAAFSLHYGCVVKIDRQGAGFQYELLSNISTGKEQHKPSYK, from the coding sequence ATGAGTATTTATGTGATCCGTCATACTACACCGCTCATTGAAAAAGGCACCTGCTATGGGCAGGCTGATATTGACGTAACGGAAGGTTTTGAGGAAGAAGCAGGCATTATACGGCAATACCTGCCGCCAGACCTGCAGGCTATTTACAGCAGTCCGCTGCAACGGTGCAGGAAACTGGCAGATCATCTATTCCCGGCTTCGGCTATCCGGTTTGACCATGACCTGAAGGAGATCAATTGTGGTGAATGGGAATTACAAAGGTGGGATGATATTCCCCGGGCGGTGATCGATCCCTGGATGAATGACTTTGTAAATGTGTGTATTCCCGGTGGTGAAAGCTATGTACATGTATATGAGCGGGTAACCCGTTGTTTTAATGCGGTAGCTGCTACGGATACCGAGGCTGCTATTGTTACCCATGGCGGTGTGATCAGGAGCATCCTGGCCCATATTACCCATACTCCCTTAAAAGATTCCTTTGCTGCTTTTTCCCTGCATTATGGCTGTGTGGTAAAGATCGACCGGCAGGGAGCGGGTTTTCAATACGAGCTGCTGTCCAATATCAGTACGGGTAAGGAACAGCACAAGCCTAGTTATAAATAG